One window of the Oncorhynchus clarkii lewisi isolate Uvic-CL-2024 chromosome 19, UVic_Ocla_1.0, whole genome shotgun sequence genome contains the following:
- the LOC139375519 gene encoding NAD(P)(+)--arginine ADP-ribosyltransferase 2-like has product MVTPVGWEPLVETPVPPPRHRIGASKGPKTDGVPTVSPPIPLNMVPTSVDDMYNGCRPKMYWRVNNKYLEEDKSLTDIFKQSWTTAEKCARSKTITDNLTLQPIQALCAYSARHPAIYNVFNEACRTGNSVYTSSFKFRSLHFLLTEAILLLKENPDQNRCYTTYRRTNMEFTGKVNTEMRFGFFASSSFRKDLTHFGEKSCFEIKTCFGASINPYSVCQDEKVVLIPPYEVFKITEVIKKEDAKDLWCDVVYKLWSIKTQSDLNCKLVISK; this is encoded by the coding sequence aaaaCGGATGGTGTTCCTACTGTCTCTCCTCCAATTCCCCTGAACATGGTCCCGACCTCTGTTGACGACATGTACAACGGCTGTAGACCGAAAATGTATTGGCGCGTAAATAACAAATATCTTGAGGAGGATAAAAGCCTAACTGATATCTTCAAACAATCCTGGACGACAGCAGAAAAGTGTGCAAGAAGCAAGACCATTACAGACAATCTTACACTGCAGCCTATCCAGGCTCTCTGTGCTTACAGTGCACGACACCCAGCaatatacaatgtttttaacGAAGCATGTCGCACCGGTAATTCAGTCTACACCTCGTCCTTCAAGTTCCGCTCCCTGCATTTCCTGCTGACTGAAGCTATTCTCCTCCTGAAAGAAAACCCAGACCAAAACCGCTGTTACACCACATACAGAAGAACCAACATGGAGTTTACAGGTAAAGTGAACACGGAAATGCGTTTTGGCTTCTTTGCCTCCAGCTCTTTCCGAAAGGACTTGACACATTTTGGAGAGAAGTCCTGCTTTGAGATAAAGACATGTTTTGGCGCTTCCATCAACCCATACTCAGTGTGTCAAGATGAGAAGGTGGTGTTGATTCCACCCTATGAAGTGTTCAAAATTACTGAGGTGATCAAGAAAGAAGACGCAAAGGATCTTTGGTGCGATGTTGTGTACAAACTATGGAGCATCAAAACACAGAGTGACCTGAATTGCAAGTTGGTCATTTCCAAATAG